The Sebastes fasciatus isolate fSebFas1 chromosome 13, fSebFas1.pri, whole genome shotgun sequence genome includes a region encoding these proteins:
- the LOC141780292 gene encoding interferon-induced very large GTPase 1-like isoform X2 yields the protein MMLDYRARYIPVKQDSPEVSHSNPVPVFDTVDTDDDDLEALFNASVEFHQSKQSHVHPMDVQMAVFHCSDSFFKQNMITKLSQCQYALPLLVPDPVTMDIGCPLWTFRQIRKTWKITEIKDNSNIVKMKSMPICKAETPMVSFLRLGSLSLSKSQLMNSLINDRHNTFFHRNCAGSTKSRHLMDGVAEIAWYCPDGQPNDAFTDCIAFCNLHGDALSIEKQRDILTDRSSVNVVLVPTLEKDDKSTTVISALYKSPKPLIILIADNDCGAVETKKGKYKVGLKDRSQSDVSEELKKIIGNILSGPHASFQLETMTEVSGIRVDEDDEACQKGKSAAMKVVNLLQGMDVSKIKDTFLPCQGKLWHEWCKTNKELYHLKGNIEKEKCEKHQKLKQIRQKQRTASCSKPMELFIESLSSLPSTDKVYFLKWTHILIDALSTDDLSSILQNYDEKWTEVLALKKKHDKSDLLKGKQTELDDISTKLQSATFGLEHMFREMGQIYEAHASLQKQTKMVQTDWSKYPELAAELMISGHPMELMDGDAGHVPLTWISSLLDEVIKKLGDKRVFVLSVLGVQSSGKSTMLNAMFGLQFAVSAGRCTKGAFMQLVKVSEEIKKDLQFDYVLVVDTEGLRALELEGNATLQHDNELATFVVGLGNMTLINIFGENPAEMQDVLQIVVQAFMRMKKIKLSPSCVFVHQNVTDIAAAEKNMDGKRRLQEKLDQMASLAAKEEVCDAECFSDVIAFDVQKDVKYFAQLWEGSPPMAPPNPGYSASVQELKTIILSKASQSAGITLSQFKSKIQDLWKALMNEHFVFSFKNTLEIAVYRKLEVQYGNWTWALRSNMLTIENGLHTQIENGKLDKVELDYCHKEMNKTYGEITKSMTTYFDDDRDKEMLVQWRGRFESKIKVFQDEQVRAVKRRLDEVIQQKNACKKLDDKKTEFENKLLQKSKELAHRLKDKAKDEEELKKHFDSVWSGLVHELTADTKPIEDINYEQDQSTSLQNLAFEWSLTAECESSGRFKKISEVGDYSYYVSLSKHQDVLDTSQQSKNDERENTNTKGQESYSWSKAWVSFKTKLGFGSTQQIEKPTSKSLLSNEEQQLIRSFIEGVEKQSLDEIKSKPVATRGYKSTYLQEVANHVKEKVTEFESKRKYALKKEFTVDLILYVFHRAGRWLSESHKKFKENNDALTYIESKKMQYYNIFKSFCKGNSSAVVLGELICEKLKSSIVEAVCNKTAIDLAGEMRCSFPAFSGNRLNLEKHVLKLLAKKEDFNGFITYIQHPRIQVKAFIREEVQKYIFTDNKSKAQNILKKNVEDIKNLVSRALFTATEKVKTQRGDLNMWVEEFSSLLKDKLTFKTICYENFSDINSFDFLKEEIEKGLESIIKKMSSLSLDKMKEFRMKPDQILIAQLCNCCWVTCPFCAAVCTNTLEDHSPDKHNVPFHRPAGINGWHTRGTVELDIYFCTTLVASDGRFYPHHYSDESIPYKLYQIAGEKYATWEITPDASKLTYWKWFVCLFEEQLEDHYKLKFQGRGEIPSEWRDHSKQEAIDSLDEMYNL from the coding sequence ATGATGTTAGACTACAGAGCCAGATATATTCCTGTAAAACAAGACAGTCCTGAGGTGAGCCATTCAAATCCTGTTCCAGTGTTTGACACTGTTGACACAGATGACGATGACTTGGAAGCTCTTTTTAACGCCAGTGTAGAGTTTCATCAATCAAAACAGTCTCACGTGCATCCAATGGATGTTCAAATGGCAGTATTTCACTGCTCAGACAGCTTCTTTAAGCAAAACATGATTACAAAGCTATCACAATGTCAGTACGCCTTACCTTTGCTTGTTCCTGACCCAGTCACAATGGATATTGGCTGTCCTCTGTGGACATTCAgacaaataagaaaaacatggaAGATAACTGAAATCAAAGACAATTCAAACATTGTCAAAATGAAGAGTATGCCAATCTGCAAAGCTGAGACACCCATGGTGTCATTTCTCCGCCTGGGTTCACTATCTCTGTCTAAATCTCAGCTGATGAACTCTTTGATCAACGACCGTCACAACACCTTCTTCCACAGAAACTGCGCAGGTAGCACCAAGTCTCGACATCTGATGGATGGTGTGGCAGAGATTGCCTGGTACTGCCCTGATGGACAACCCAATGATGCCTTCACAGACTGCATTGCCTTCTGTAATCTTCATGGTGATGCTCTGTCGATTGAAAAACAGCGTGACATACTGACTGACAGATCTTCAGTCAATGTTGTTCTTGTTCCAACTCTGGAAAAAGATGATAAAAGTACTACAGTTATCTCAGCCCTTTACAAGTCTCCAAAGCCTCTCATTATTCTCATTGCTGATAATGATTGTGGTGCTGTTGagacaaaaaagggaaaatacaaAGTGGGTCTAAAGGACAGAAGCCAGTCCGATGTTTCTGaagaactgaaaaaaatcattggaAACATTTTGTCTGGACCACATGCATCCTTCCAGCTTGAAACCATGACTGAGGTCTCTGGAATCAGAgtggatgaagatgatgaagccTGTCAAAAAGGAAAATCTGCTGCTATGAAAGTAGTGAACTTGCTTCAGGGGATGGATGTTTCAAAAATCAAAGATACATTTCTCCCTTGTCAAGGCAAACTGTGGCATGAGTggtgcaaaacaaacaaagaactgTATCACCTGAAAGGAAACATTGAGAAGGAGAAATGTGAAAAGCATCAGAAATTAAAGCAAATACGACAAAAACAACGCACTGCTTCCTGCAGTAAACCGATGGAGTTGTTCATTGAAAGCCTCTCATCTTTGCCATCAACAGACAAAGTCTATTTCCTGAAATGGACTCATATCTTAATAGATGCCCTCTCCACAGACGATCTCTCTTCAATTCTCCAAAACTATGATGAAAAGTGGACTGAAGTCTTGGCTTTGAAGAAGAAGCATGACAAATCTGATCTGTTAAAAGGAAAGCAAACTGAGCTTGATGACAtatcaacaaaactacagtcagCAACTTTTGGATTGGAGCACATGTTTAGGGAAATGGGACAGATCTATGAAGCCCATGCAtctctgcagaaacaaacaaagatggTACAGACTGACTGGTCTAAATACCCGGAGCTGGCTGCAGAGCTGATGATATCAGGACACCCAATGGAGCTGATGGATGGTGATGCAGGTCACGTACCTTTAACATGGATCTCTAGTCTTTTAGATGAAGTCATCAAGAAACTGGGCGACAagagagtttttgttttgtcagttttgggCGTACAGAGCAGTGGAAAATCAACAATGCTGAATGCCATGTTTGGGTTACAGTTTGCAGTGAGTGCTGGCAGGTGCACCAAAGGGGCCTTCATGCAGCTGGTCAAAGTGTCAGAGGAGATCAAGAAAGACCTTCAGTTTGACTACGTCCTAGTGGTGGACACGGAAGGACTGCGTGCTCTTGAGTTGGAAGGTAACGCCACTCTTCAGCACGACAATGAACTGGCAACATTTGTTGTTGGTCTGGGAAACATGACACTGATCAACATCTTTGGAGAGAATCCAGCTGAGATGCAAGATGTTCTGCAGATTGTTGTTCAGGCTTTCATGAGGATGAAGAAAATTAAACTTTCTCCAAGTTGTGTGTTCGTTCACCAGAATGTTACAGATATTGcagctgcagagaaaaacatgGATGGAAAGAGACGACTGCAAGAAAAATTGGACCAGATGGCCTCACTAGCAGCCAAAGAGGAGGTTTGTGATGCTGAGTGCTTCAGTGACGTCATTGCATTTGATGTGCAGAAAGATGTGAAATACTTTGCCCAGCTATGGGAGGGAAGTCCACCTATGGCTCCTCCAAATCCAGGTTATAGTGCGAGCGTCCAAGAGCTGAAGACCATCATCCTCTCTAAAGCTTCACAGTCTGCTGGGATTACTCTCTCACAGTTCAAAAGCAAAATCCAGGACCTGTGGAAAGCCCTGATGAACGAACactttgttttcagtttcaaaAACACACTTGAAATTGCAGTGTACAGAAAACTTGAGGTCCAGTATGGGAACTGGACCTGGGCCctgaggagcaacatgttgaCCATTGAGAATGGGCTTCATACCCAAATTGAAAATGGAAAACTTGACAAAGTCGAGCTCGATTATTGTCACAAAGAAATGAACAAAACCTATGGAGAAATCACAAAATCAATGACAACATACTTTGATGatgacagagacaaagaaatgTTGGTTCAGTGGCGAGGACGATTCGAAAGCAAaatcaaggtgtttcaggaTGAGCAAGTGAGAGCAGTTAAAAGAAGACTGGATGAAGTCATCCAGCAGAAGAACGCTTGTAAAAAGCTAGATGATAAGAAGACAGAGTTTGAGAACAAGCTGCTACAAAAGAGCAAAGAGCTCGCTCATCGGTTAAAGGACAAGGCAAAAGATGAAGAGGAACTTAAAAAGCACTTTGACTCTGTTTGGAGTGGCTTGGTTCATGAACTAACTGCAGATACAAAACCTATTGAGGACATCAACTATGAACAAGATCAGTCAACAAGCCTTCAAAATCTTGCGTTTGAATGGTCTCTCACAGCTGAATGTGAAAGCAGTGGCAGattcaaaaaaatatcagaGGTTGGAGATTACAGTTATTATGTATCTCTCAGCAAGCACCAAGATGTCTTAGATACAAGCCAACAATCCAAAAATGATGAgagggaaaacacaaacacaaaagggCAAGAAAGTTACTCATGGTCAAAAGCATGGGTGtctttcaaaacaaaacttGGATTTGGGTCAACACAACAAATTGAAAAACCTACATCAAAGAGTTTGTTATCAAATGAAGAACAGCAACTGATCAGATCCTTCATTGAAGGTGTTGAAAAGCAGTCCCTTGATGAAATCAAGAGCAAACCTGTAGCTACAAGAGGCTACAAATCAACTTACTTGCAGGAAGTGGCCAACCATGTGAAAGAAAAGGTGACAGAATTTGAATCAAAGAGGAAATATGCTCTGAAGAAAGAGTTTACAGTTgatctcatactgtatgtgtttcacAGAGCAGGTAGATGGCTTTCAGAGTCACACAAGAAATTCAAAGAGAACAACGATGCACTCACTTATATAGAAAGCAAGAAAATGCAATATTACAACATTTTCAAAAGCTTCTGCAAAGGAAACTCGTCTGCTGTTGTGCTTGGAGAACTGATCTGTGAGAAACTGAAGAGTTCCATTGTTGAGGCCGTCTGTAACAAGACTGCCATTGATCTCGCTGGAGAGATGAGGTGCAGTTTCCCAGCATTCAGTGGGAACAGGCTGAACTTGGAGAAACACGTGTTGAAGTTACTCGCAAAGAAAGAGGACTTTAATGGTTTTATCACCTACATCCAACACCCAAGGATACAAGTGAAGGCATTTATAAGAGAGGAAGTACAGAAATACATCTTCACAGACAACAAAAGTAAAGCCCAGAACATActcaaaaaaaatgttgaagaCATCAAAAATCTTGTGAGTCGAGCTTTATTTACTGCAACAGAGAAAGTCAAAACTCAGAGAGGAGACCTGAACATGTGGGTCGAGGAATTTTCCAGTTTGCTAAAAGATAAGCTAACATTCAAAACCATCTGTTATGAAAACTTCAGTGACATAAACAGTTTTGACTTTCTTAAAGAAGAGATAGAGAAAGGTCTTGAATCCATCATAAAGAAGATGAGCAGCCTCTCATTGGATAAGATGAAGGAATTCAGGATGAAGCCTGATCAAATCCTCATTGCTCAGCTGTGTAACTGCTGCTGGGTAACATGCCCATTCTGTGCAGCTGTTTGTACCAACACACTGGAAGATCACAGTCCTGACAAACACAATGTCCCATTTCATCGCCCTGCTGGGATCAATGGATGGCACACTAGAGGCACAGTGGAACTggacatttatttctgtacaacATTAGTTGCAAGTGATGGAAGATTCTATCCGCATCATTATTCAGATGAGAGCATTCCTTATAAACTGTATCAAATTGCTGGAGAGAAGTATGCTACATGGGAGATTACTCCTGATGCGTCTAAGCTGACATACTGGAAATGGTTTGTATGTCTATTTGAAGAACAACTGGAAgaccattataaattaaaattcCAGGGCAGAGGAGAAATTCCCAGTGAGTGGAGAGACCACAGTAAACAAGAAGCTATTGATAGTCTGGATGAAATGTACAACCTGTGA
- the LOC141780292 gene encoding interferon-induced very large GTPase 1-like isoform X1 yields the protein MDEDNDDNTAAGGGLSVTKSVPSAANETVEEMEVETAEIKQDSQKTGDSTGGKSEIKSVSSATKKKGTLDMDTSVNMDKSLEISEEINRNKQYQREAETLLGRLHLQDKQQQKLSPADFLKVGPPVKQDHDTSEKDLALTFLQRLMMLDYRARYIPVKQDSPEVSHSNPVPVFDTVDTDDDDLEALFNASVEFHQSKQSHVHPMDVQMAVFHCSDSFFKQNMITKLSQCQYALPLLVPDPVTMDIGCPLWTFRQIRKTWKITEIKDNSNIVKMKSMPICKAETPMVSFLRLGSLSLSKSQLMNSLINDRHNTFFHRNCAGSTKSRHLMDGVAEIAWYCPDGQPNDAFTDCIAFCNLHGDALSIEKQRDILTDRSSVNVVLVPTLEKDDKSTTVISALYKSPKPLIILIADNDCGAVETKKGKYKVGLKDRSQSDVSEELKKIIGNILSGPHASFQLETMTEVSGIRVDEDDEACQKGKSAAMKVVNLLQGMDVSKIKDTFLPCQGKLWHEWCKTNKELYHLKGNIEKEKCEKHQKLKQIRQKQRTASCSKPMELFIESLSSLPSTDKVYFLKWTHILIDALSTDDLSSILQNYDEKWTEVLALKKKHDKSDLLKGKQTELDDISTKLQSATFGLEHMFREMGQIYEAHASLQKQTKMVQTDWSKYPELAAELMISGHPMELMDGDAGHVPLTWISSLLDEVIKKLGDKRVFVLSVLGVQSSGKSTMLNAMFGLQFAVSAGRCTKGAFMQLVKVSEEIKKDLQFDYVLVVDTEGLRALELEGNATLQHDNELATFVVGLGNMTLINIFGENPAEMQDVLQIVVQAFMRMKKIKLSPSCVFVHQNVTDIAAAEKNMDGKRRLQEKLDQMASLAAKEEVCDAECFSDVIAFDVQKDVKYFAQLWEGSPPMAPPNPGYSASVQELKTIILSKASQSAGITLSQFKSKIQDLWKALMNEHFVFSFKNTLEIAVYRKLEVQYGNWTWALRSNMLTIENGLHTQIENGKLDKVELDYCHKEMNKTYGEITKSMTTYFDDDRDKEMLVQWRGRFESKIKVFQDEQVRAVKRRLDEVIQQKNACKKLDDKKTEFENKLLQKSKELAHRLKDKAKDEEELKKHFDSVWSGLVHELTADTKPIEDINYEQDQSTSLQNLAFEWSLTAECESSGRFKKISEVGDYSYYVSLSKHQDVLDTSQQSKNDERENTNTKGQESYSWSKAWVSFKTKLGFGSTQQIEKPTSKSLLSNEEQQLIRSFIEGVEKQSLDEIKSKPVATRGYKSTYLQEVANHVKEKVTEFESKRKYALKKEFTVDLILYVFHRAGRWLSESHKKFKENNDALTYIESKKMQYYNIFKSFCKGNSSAVVLGELICEKLKSSIVEAVCNKTAIDLAGEMRCSFPAFSGNRLNLEKHVLKLLAKKEDFNGFITYIQHPRIQVKAFIREEVQKYIFTDNKSKAQNILKKNVEDIKNLVSRALFTATEKVKTQRGDLNMWVEEFSSLLKDKLTFKTICYENFSDINSFDFLKEEIEKGLESIIKKMSSLSLDKMKEFRMKPDQILIAQLCNCCWVTCPFCAAVCTNTLEDHSPDKHNVPFHRPAGINGWHTRGTVELDIYFCTTLVASDGRFYPHHYSDESIPYKLYQIAGEKYATWEITPDASKLTYWKWFVCLFEEQLEDHYKLKFQGRGEIPSEWRDHSKQEAIDSLDEMYNL from the exons TAGAAGAGATGGAGGTGGAGACAGCTGAAATCAAG CAGGACTCACAGAAGACTGGTGACAGCACAGGGGGAAAGTCTGAAATCAAGTCTGTATCATCTGCAACCAAGAAGAAAG GTACCTTAGATATGGATACGAGTGTGAACATGGATAAG TCATTGGAGATTTCTGAAGAGATCAACAGGAATAAACAATATCAAAGAGAAGCTGAAACACTGCTTGGCAGACTTCACCTTcaagacaaacaacaacagaagtTGTCACCAGCAGATTTTCTTAAAGTAGGTCCACCTGTGAAACAGGATCATGACACATCTGAGAAAGATCTCGCTCTTACTTTTCTTCAGAGGTTGATGATGTTAGACTACAGAGCCAGATATATTCCTGTAAAACAAGACAGTCCTGAGGTGAGCCATTCAAATCCTGTTCCAGTGTTTGACACTGTTGACACAGATGACGATGACTTGGAAGCTCTTTTTAACGCCAGTGTAGAGTTTCATCAATCAAAACAGTCTCACGTGCATCCAATGGATGTTCAAATGGCAGTATTTCACTGCTCAGACAGCTTCTTTAAGCAAAACATGATTACAAAGCTATCACAATGTCAGTACGCCTTACCTTTGCTTGTTCCTGACCCAGTCACAATGGATATTGGCTGTCCTCTGTGGACATTCAgacaaataagaaaaacatggaAGATAACTGAAATCAAAGACAATTCAAACATTGTCAAAATGAAGAGTATGCCAATCTGCAAAGCTGAGACACCCATGGTGTCATTTCTCCGCCTGGGTTCACTATCTCTGTCTAAATCTCAGCTGATGAACTCTTTGATCAACGACCGTCACAACACCTTCTTCCACAGAAACTGCGCAGGTAGCACCAAGTCTCGACATCTGATGGATGGTGTGGCAGAGATTGCCTGGTACTGCCCTGATGGACAACCCAATGATGCCTTCACAGACTGCATTGCCTTCTGTAATCTTCATGGTGATGCTCTGTCGATTGAAAAACAGCGTGACATACTGACTGACAGATCTTCAGTCAATGTTGTTCTTGTTCCAACTCTGGAAAAAGATGATAAAAGTACTACAGTTATCTCAGCCCTTTACAAGTCTCCAAAGCCTCTCATTATTCTCATTGCTGATAATGATTGTGGTGCTGTTGagacaaaaaagggaaaatacaaAGTGGGTCTAAAGGACAGAAGCCAGTCCGATGTTTCTGaagaactgaaaaaaatcattggaAACATTTTGTCTGGACCACATGCATCCTTCCAGCTTGAAACCATGACTGAGGTCTCTGGAATCAGAgtggatgaagatgatgaagccTGTCAAAAAGGAAAATCTGCTGCTATGAAAGTAGTGAACTTGCTTCAGGGGATGGATGTTTCAAAAATCAAAGATACATTTCTCCCTTGTCAAGGCAAACTGTGGCATGAGTggtgcaaaacaaacaaagaactgTATCACCTGAAAGGAAACATTGAGAAGGAGAAATGTGAAAAGCATCAGAAATTAAAGCAAATACGACAAAAACAACGCACTGCTTCCTGCAGTAAACCGATGGAGTTGTTCATTGAAAGCCTCTCATCTTTGCCATCAACAGACAAAGTCTATTTCCTGAAATGGACTCATATCTTAATAGATGCCCTCTCCACAGACGATCTCTCTTCAATTCTCCAAAACTATGATGAAAAGTGGACTGAAGTCTTGGCTTTGAAGAAGAAGCATGACAAATCTGATCTGTTAAAAGGAAAGCAAACTGAGCTTGATGACAtatcaacaaaactacagtcagCAACTTTTGGATTGGAGCACATGTTTAGGGAAATGGGACAGATCTATGAAGCCCATGCAtctctgcagaaacaaacaaagatggTACAGACTGACTGGTCTAAATACCCGGAGCTGGCTGCAGAGCTGATGATATCAGGACACCCAATGGAGCTGATGGATGGTGATGCAGGTCACGTACCTTTAACATGGATCTCTAGTCTTTTAGATGAAGTCATCAAGAAACTGGGCGACAagagagtttttgttttgtcagttttgggCGTACAGAGCAGTGGAAAATCAACAATGCTGAATGCCATGTTTGGGTTACAGTTTGCAGTGAGTGCTGGCAGGTGCACCAAAGGGGCCTTCATGCAGCTGGTCAAAGTGTCAGAGGAGATCAAGAAAGACCTTCAGTTTGACTACGTCCTAGTGGTGGACACGGAAGGACTGCGTGCTCTTGAGTTGGAAGGTAACGCCACTCTTCAGCACGACAATGAACTGGCAACATTTGTTGTTGGTCTGGGAAACATGACACTGATCAACATCTTTGGAGAGAATCCAGCTGAGATGCAAGATGTTCTGCAGATTGTTGTTCAGGCTTTCATGAGGATGAAGAAAATTAAACTTTCTCCAAGTTGTGTGTTCGTTCACCAGAATGTTACAGATATTGcagctgcagagaaaaacatgGATGGAAAGAGACGACTGCAAGAAAAATTGGACCAGATGGCCTCACTAGCAGCCAAAGAGGAGGTTTGTGATGCTGAGTGCTTCAGTGACGTCATTGCATTTGATGTGCAGAAAGATGTGAAATACTTTGCCCAGCTATGGGAGGGAAGTCCACCTATGGCTCCTCCAAATCCAGGTTATAGTGCGAGCGTCCAAGAGCTGAAGACCATCATCCTCTCTAAAGCTTCACAGTCTGCTGGGATTACTCTCTCACAGTTCAAAAGCAAAATCCAGGACCTGTGGAAAGCCCTGATGAACGAACactttgttttcagtttcaaaAACACACTTGAAATTGCAGTGTACAGAAAACTTGAGGTCCAGTATGGGAACTGGACCTGGGCCctgaggagcaacatgttgaCCATTGAGAATGGGCTTCATACCCAAATTGAAAATGGAAAACTTGACAAAGTCGAGCTCGATTATTGTCACAAAGAAATGAACAAAACCTATGGAGAAATCACAAAATCAATGACAACATACTTTGATGatgacagagacaaagaaatgTTGGTTCAGTGGCGAGGACGATTCGAAAGCAAaatcaaggtgtttcaggaTGAGCAAGTGAGAGCAGTTAAAAGAAGACTGGATGAAGTCATCCAGCAGAAGAACGCTTGTAAAAAGCTAGATGATAAGAAGACAGAGTTTGAGAACAAGCTGCTACAAAAGAGCAAAGAGCTCGCTCATCGGTTAAAGGACAAGGCAAAAGATGAAGAGGAACTTAAAAAGCACTTTGACTCTGTTTGGAGTGGCTTGGTTCATGAACTAACTGCAGATACAAAACCTATTGAGGACATCAACTATGAACAAGATCAGTCAACAAGCCTTCAAAATCTTGCGTTTGAATGGTCTCTCACAGCTGAATGTGAAAGCAGTGGCAGattcaaaaaaatatcagaGGTTGGAGATTACAGTTATTATGTATCTCTCAGCAAGCACCAAGATGTCTTAGATACAAGCCAACAATCCAAAAATGATGAgagggaaaacacaaacacaaaagggCAAGAAAGTTACTCATGGTCAAAAGCATGGGTGtctttcaaaacaaaacttGGATTTGGGTCAACACAACAAATTGAAAAACCTACATCAAAGAGTTTGTTATCAAATGAAGAACAGCAACTGATCAGATCCTTCATTGAAGGTGTTGAAAAGCAGTCCCTTGATGAAATCAAGAGCAAACCTGTAGCTACAAGAGGCTACAAATCAACTTACTTGCAGGAAGTGGCCAACCATGTGAAAGAAAAGGTGACAGAATTTGAATCAAAGAGGAAATATGCTCTGAAGAAAGAGTTTACAGTTgatctcatactgtatgtgtttcacAGAGCAGGTAGATGGCTTTCAGAGTCACACAAGAAATTCAAAGAGAACAACGATGCACTCACTTATATAGAAAGCAAGAAAATGCAATATTACAACATTTTCAAAAGCTTCTGCAAAGGAAACTCGTCTGCTGTTGTGCTTGGAGAACTGATCTGTGAGAAACTGAAGAGTTCCATTGTTGAGGCCGTCTGTAACAAGACTGCCATTGATCTCGCTGGAGAGATGAGGTGCAGTTTCCCAGCATTCAGTGGGAACAGGCTGAACTTGGAGAAACACGTGTTGAAGTTACTCGCAAAGAAAGAGGACTTTAATGGTTTTATCACCTACATCCAACACCCAAGGATACAAGTGAAGGCATTTATAAGAGAGGAAGTACAGAAATACATCTTCACAGACAACAAAAGTAAAGCCCAGAACATActcaaaaaaaatgttgaagaCATCAAAAATCTTGTGAGTCGAGCTTTATTTACTGCAACAGAGAAAGTCAAAACTCAGAGAGGAGACCTGAACATGTGGGTCGAGGAATTTTCCAGTTTGCTAAAAGATAAGCTAACATTCAAAACCATCTGTTATGAAAACTTCAGTGACATAAACAGTTTTGACTTTCTTAAAGAAGAGATAGAGAAAGGTCTTGAATCCATCATAAAGAAGATGAGCAGCCTCTCATTGGATAAGATGAAGGAATTCAGGATGAAGCCTGATCAAATCCTCATTGCTCAGCTGTGTAACTGCTGCTGGGTAACATGCCCATTCTGTGCAGCTGTTTGTACCAACACACTGGAAGATCACAGTCCTGACAAACACAATGTCCCATTTCATCGCCCTGCTGGGATCAATGGATGGCACACTAGAGGCACAGTGGAACTggacatttatttctgtacaacATTAGTTGCAAGTGATGGAAGATTCTATCCGCATCATTATTCAGATGAGAGCATTCCTTATAAACTGTATCAAATTGCTGGAGAGAAGTATGCTACATGGGAGATTACTCCTGATGCGTCTAAGCTGACATACTGGAAATGGTTTGTATGTCTATTTGAAGAACAACTGGAAgaccattataaattaaaattcCAGGGCAGAGGAGAAATTCCCAGTGAGTGGAGAGACCACAGTAAACAAGAAGCTATTGATAGTCTGGATGAAATGTACAACCTGTGA